The Blattabacterium sp. (Blatta orientalis) str. Tarazona genome contains the following window.
ACCAAAATTCTTTGTCCTTCCATATCTTCTTTTAAAAATCCTTTTATAATAGCACCTTTTACTCCAGCCGCCCATATAACGTTAGCAGATTCTATGCTTTTATTTTTGTCTATAAAAACAATTTTTCCGTCATAATCTTTAACTAAGCAATCTAACCAAATATTAACCCCTAATTCTTTTAAATTTTTAAAAGCTTGTTTCGCAGAGGGTTCAGACATTCCGTCTAATAATCTTGGAGTGGCTTGCAACAAATGAATATTCATACGTTGTATATCCAAATCTGGATAATCGTTTGGTAATACGTATTTTTTCATTTCTGCTAGCGCTCCTGCTAATTCTACTCCAGTAGGTCCTCCACCAACAATAACAAAAGTCATAAGTCTTTCTCTTTCTTTAGAATCTTTAGTAAGCAAAGCAGATTCAAAATCTTGCAATATAAGACTTCTTAAATTTAAAGCTTCTGGAATAGATTTCATAGGAAAAGCAAAATGTTCAATATTTTTGTTTCCAAAATAATTGGTAACTGAACCAGTAGCCATAATTAAATAATCATAAAACAAGTCTCCAACATTTGTATATATTTTTTGTTTTTCTGTATTGATATAATGAACATAAGCTAGTCTAAAAAAGAAATTTTTTGTTTTTTTGATAATTGTTCTAATAGAATGTGCAATAGAATCTGGCTCTAATCCTGCTGTAGCTACTTGATATAATAAAGGTTGAAAGGTGTGATAATTATTTTTATCTATAAGTACTACTTGAAACCTATCCCTTTTTAATTTTTTTGCAACTTGTAACCCAGCAAATCCTGCACCAATAATAACGACTCTTTTTAGACTATTTACTGTTGGGATATTCATGGTTAAAAGTTTGACGTTATAAATTTATAAAAATTATATTTTCATTTTAACTAATAAATTAATAATTTTGTTAATAAAAAAATAGATCTGTATTTTTTATGACTTATTATTGGATTGTAGGGATAACATTTTTTTTTAGTGTTATTATTAGTAAAATATTAAAAAATAAATTTAGAATTTATTCTGAGTTGTATTTACACAATCACATGAGTGGAAAAGAAATAGCAGAGAAGATGTTAACTGATAATGGGATTTATGACGTCATTGTTATATCTGTTGATGGAGAATTAACAGATCATTATAATCCTATGAATAAAACAGTTAATTTAAGTGATAGGGTTTATCATGAAAAAACGGCTGCTGCAGCTGCAGTCGCCGCTCATGAGTGTGGTCACGTATTACAACACAAGTTAGGTTACAATATGTTAAAATTGCGAAATCAGTTAGTTCCTATCTTGAATTTTAGCTCAAAATTTACGAATATAGTACTCATGTCTGGACTTGCGATTTTCTATAGTTCAGGAGGAAAAAATGCATTTCTTCTAAAATTAGGAATAGGTTTGTTTTCCTTAGCTGTGATTTTTTCCTTTATAACTCTTCCAATAGAGTTCGACGCAAGTAGAAGGGCTTTAAATTGGTTAAAAACTAAAAATATAGTTTCCTATCAAGAATATAATACTGCGAAAGACTCTCTGAAATGGGCATCTATGACATATGTGGTTTCTGCATTGGGAAGTTTAGCCCAATTGATATATTTTATGTCTATTTTTACTGATAAAAAAGATGATTAGTGATTATTAGTTTCTCTTTTTTTCTTCCTTGTATTTCTTGGATTTGGACGAAGAT
Protein-coding sequences here:
- a CDS encoding NAD(P)/FAD-dependent oxidoreductase, whose protein sequence is MNIPTVNSLKRVVIIGAGFAGLQVAKKLKRDRFQVVLIDKNNYHTFQPLLYQVATAGLEPDSIAHSIRTIIKKTKNFFFRLAYVHYINTEKQKIYTNVGDLFYDYLIMATGSVTNYFGNKNIEHFAFPMKSIPEALNLRSLILQDFESALLTKDSKERERLMTFVIVGGGPTGVELAGALAEMKKYVLPNDYPDLDIQRMNIHLLQATPRLLDGMSEPSAKQAFKNLKELGVNIWLDCLVKDYDGKIVFIDKNKSIESANVIWAAGVKGAIIKGFLKEDMEGQRILVDDYLKTLRYKNIFAIGDVAYMIKNSSYPNGHPMMAQPAIQQGNYLADNFNRFLEKKQIKPFRYKNLGTMATIGRNKAVCDFPYFKLKGFSAWIVWMFVHLVSLVGFRNRVIALMNWVIQYLHYNKSVRLIIRPFHRKKINQK
- a CDS encoding zinc metallopeptidase, producing MTYYWIVGITFFFSVIISKILKNKFRIYSELYLHNHMSGKEIAEKMLTDNGIYDVIVISVDGELTDHYNPMNKTVNLSDRVYHEKTAAAAAVAAHECGHVLQHKLGYNMLKLRNQLVPILNFSSKFTNIVLMSGLAIFYSSGGKNAFLLKLGIGLFSLAVIFSFITLPIEFDASRRALNWLKTKNIVSYQEYNTAKDSLKWASMTYVVSALGSLAQLIYFMSIFTDKKDD
- a CDS encoding 30S ribosomal protein THX; its protein translation is MGKGDKKTRRGKIRNKTYGNLRPNPRNTRKKKRETNNH